In the genome of Kluyveromyces marxianus DMKU3-1042 DNA, complete genome, chromosome 1, one region contains:
- a CDS encoding F-box-like family protein (cyclin-like) encodes MATLKRTGDNDLILKKSKVSKVYLNSEFKKDFGWFLQTIPHEVLVTILNQISNKEKISLATTCKTVRHILMPYIFANVKCPWEQLLDEPNWPLDPSIQHLIESLRITTSCSKNEWTYPFQKLFSNSEINKLRNLRSLHINSSGSTSFFKYCDVAENLKELSVTTTKERSLFSLEHVRPFKNLEYLNVSNFQIDDFVEDGALCPKLESLRLNNCSWEYPFEIENFGRNKIRSLSLEYSNSFIISERFRDFLTHPGFTSLESLEITNTETNLKLTISLEIMKLIKNIPTLRVLKLKGNIYNETLNNFTKIDVENCMNYIALDNVKVFYCSFFSKG; translated from the coding sequence ATGGCAACGCTAAAAAGGACCGGTGATAACGACTTAATACTCAAGAAGTCTAAAGTATCAAAGGTCTATTTGAATAGTGAATTTAAAAAGGATTTTGGATGGTTCTTACAGACAATTCCCCATGAAGTTTTGGTAACTATTCTCAaccaaatatcaaataagGAGAAAATTTCTCTTGCAACTACCTGTAAAACGGTAAGGCATATCTTAATGccatatatatttgcaAATGTGAAGTGTCCCTGGGAACAATTACTGGATGAACCCAATTGGCCCCTCGATCCGTCGATACAACACCTTATTGAGTCATTGCGAATAACTACATCATGTTCAAAAAATGAATGGACCTACCCATTTCAAAAgctcttttcaaattcgGAAATTAATAAACTCCGCAACCTACGATCACTACATATAAACAGCTCTGGCTCCAccagcttcttcaaatactGTGATGTGGCAgaaaacttgaaagaaTTAAGCgttactactactaaaGAAAGATCACTATTCAGCTTAGAACATGTTAGGCCCTTTAAAAATTTGGAGTATTTGAATGTTTCCAATTTCCAGATAGATGACTTTGTAGAGGATGGCGCTTTATGTCCAAAACTTGAGAGTTTAAGGCTAAATAACTGCTCATGGGAATATCCGTTCGAAATTGAGAACTTTGGCAGAAACAAAATTCGTTCGTTGAGTCTCGAATACTCTAACTCGTTTATTATCAGTGAGAGGTTCAGAGATTTTTTGACTCATCCTGGTTTTACTTCATTGGAAAGCTTAGAAATAACTAATACAGAAACGAATCTCAAGTTGACTATATCACTGGAAATTATGAAGTTAATTAAAAATATACCGACGCTACGGGTATTAAAATTAAAGGGAAATATCTATAACGAAACCTTGAACAACTTTACCAAGattgatgttgaaaattgTATGAATTACATTGCCCTGGATAATGTAAAGGTTTTCTACTGCAGTTTCTTTTCTAAAGGATAA
- the RCY1 gene encoding Rcy1p: MESLITFSDVLKVSNVVRNIAFSLNPADYISFRQINKKVYHDHLTGATDKNYWLHRVKCLGLEPEPGYRLPSDVKVNAANIGVTCTKFDPRDPKVAYKLFYRLLHPFVKRLYHNDVANFFPEEYNEPLTQAKIIKVLEKYINSYSNDWPYHRKVQENLKIFKELFTTSVIRELDLNFDKKNFSYCSQFVEVLLLLDHEVSAVDFFKSKNEFPESIKLPEELFDENDELRYDQLELALDTFTQFLNEKISITDQLFQDRYPVIVLYTENFVQDHLIPYFQIQISSSNTPDAKNKRLMSLPTIYSKLSSHFVKKLRDNVNAGTSYQRFVSDFIQLYLEPEIQKFFDTMVQDFTTTTEDLLKDYEEQSQRKQKAKDEALFESLKNSNMTNEELLDGKTNFLKSFTKIFKINNNTLKSQAEQDLEVSYTLQKMNNKLQNITSLVSLDLCYKIIQACREHMEKIYLFKDVEVFETVVKLKCQEMYKILMFLLSEKHIKLGFETALQLLKDYDANETKLASLSPNGTFDDDNKVEPLVQFTELINIGDIILQMLSIFYNNELIAKGIIDKNKDIFNDVVHTKKVFETMLDDYVANGLNIGIDKLMDQVEFTFNTMQFPDDFNPDPKDASRREIAPSKCAIANVELLSEHCFLLTGATDKGTIDVFQQEIGERFFDEVVKNIKKHLISEDGAVFLIADLNYYHDFISKKLKQKNITPFFLGLKSVGQLYLISGKDSKELGKLICDVGKFQGVFTQEEIYELVQRRTDWFKVRKDVEKVMYGLGVSDCVIC; this comes from the coding sequence ATGGAATCGCTGATTACTTTTTCCGATGTTCTGAAAGTTAGCAATGTTGTTAGGAATATTGCTTTTAGCTTGAACCCTGCTGATTATATTTCCTTTAGGCAGATAAACAAGAAGGTGTACCACGATCATTTGACAGGAGCTACAGATAAGAATTACTGGCTACATAGGGTAAAATGTCTAGGACTAGAACCAGAACCTGGTTATAGGCTTCCTAGCGATGTCAAAGTAAACGCAGCTAATATTGGAGTCACTTGTACTAAATTCGATCCCAGGGATCCGAAAGTTGCATACAAATTGTTTTACAGATTGCTACATCCATTTGTAAAGAGGTTATACCACAATGATGTGGCGAACTTTTTTCCGGAGGAGTATAATGAGCCGCTCACGCAGGCGAAGATTATAAAAGTCCTTGAAAAATACATTAATTCCTATAGCAATGATTGGCCCTATCACagaaaagttcaagaaaatCTGAAAATATTTAAGGAACTATTCACAACAAGTGTCATAAGGGAACTAGATCTTAAttttgataaaaaaaatttctcTTATTGTTCACAATTCGTGGAAgttcttttgcttcttgaCCATGAAGTAAGCGCtgttgatttcttcaaatctaAGAATGAATTTCCTGAAAGCATTAAACTTCCGGAGGAATTATTTGacgaaaatgatgaacttCGTTATGATCAATTAGAACTAGCATTGGATACATTTACTCAATTTCtcaatgaaaaaatatcgATAACTGACCAACTTTTTCAAGACAGATATCCTGTTATAGTATTATACACAGAAaactttgttcaagatcatCTTATTCCCTATttccaaattcaaatatcAAGCAGTAACACTCCTGATGCCAAAAATAAACGTCTTATGTCTCTCCCCACAATATACAGTAAATTATCTTCTCATTTCGTGAAAAAACTTCGTGATAACGTTAATGCAGGTACCTCTTATCAAAGGTTTGTGAGCGACTTCATACAATTGTACTTAGAGCCGGAAATCCAGAAGTTCTTTGATACTATGGTCCAAGATTTCACTACAACCACTGAAGATTTGCTTAAAGATTACGAAGAACAATCGCAGCGTAAACAGAAGGCAAAAGATGAGGCGTTATTTGAATCTCTAAAGAACAGTAATATGACGAACGAAGAGTTATTAGATGGTAAAACCAACTTCCTTAAATCGTTTacaaaaatattcaaaatcaacaacaacactCTGAAATCCCAGGCGGAACAAGATTTAGAAGTGTCTTATACATTACAAAAGATGAATAATAAATTACAAAATATCACTTCTTTGGTTAGTCTTGATTTGTGTTATAAAATCATTCAGGCTTGTAGAGAACATATGGAAAAAATTTACCTCTTTAAAGATGTAGAAGTGTTTGAGACAGTGGTAAAGTTAAAATGCCAAGAAATGTACAAAAttttaatgtttttatTAAGCGAGAAGCATATAAAACTTGGCTTTGAAACTGCTCTTCAATTGTTAAAAGACTATGACGCCAATGAAACCAAATTAGCCTCCCTTAGCCCAAATGGAAcatttgatgatgataacaaAGTGGAACCCCTAGTTCAGTTTACAGAGTTGATTAATATTGGGGATATTATCTTGCAGATGTTGTCGATTTTTTATAATAATGAGTTGATAGCCAAAGGGATAATTgataaaaataaagatataTTTAATGATGTTGTTCACACTAAAAAGGTTTTCGAGACAATGCTCGATGATTATGTTGCCAATGGGTTAAACATCGGTATCGATAAATTAATGGATCAGGTTGAATTTACGTTCAATACTATGCAATTTCCCGATGATTTCAATCCTGATCCTAAGGATGCTTCCAGAAGAGAAATAGCCCCATCTAAGTGCGCTATTGCAAATGTGGAACTTCTTTCTGAACATTGTTTTTTATTAACAGGTGCTACAGACAAAGGAACTATAGATGTTTTTCAACAGGAAATTGGCGAGAGATTCTTTGACGAAGTAGtgaaaaatattaaaaagcATCTTATATCAGAAGATGGTGCTGTATTTTTGATAGCAGATCTAAACTACTATCAtgatttcatttccaaaaaactaaaacagAAAAACATTACCCCCTTTTTCCTTGGACTGAAGTCTGTAGGGCAACTCTATTTAATTTCAGGCAAGGACTCTAAAGAGCTGGGAAAGTTAATTTGTGATGTAGGTAAATTCCAAGGTGTTTTTACACAAGAGGAAATCTAtgaattggttcaaagGAGGACAGATTGGTTCAAGGTCAGGAAAGATGTCGAAAAAGTTATGTACGGTCTTGGCGTTTCTGATTGTGTTATATGTTAG
- the PRP21 gene encoding Prp21p — protein MTDLSNDDIPDWIEVPEDESTKLDILNTVEYVHRNGTAFEAKLNSDKTKFVLPGNKYYDYYSFILERKRSSQNAESTDGKETENRPLEPYPFVFSTYRNDVGKKDLDLIKATAHFCAINSGVDYLEKLRAKYSSDSRFAFLRHDHSLNPVLTEFINQYEQISAGEYGPLADIKGPIKKILLFRAFQRAQSQEFQDELKYEMRETSKRLRIRFSAYQWNKFELVERITFSEEDEKEGLPSSVDFEHLKRTKLTQDISIFKERKEDKTTTKRKRKNMVIKKAGETRLQHEKYQNNFNEQNIKCPITGKLIPESQFDEHLRTLLSDPQYKEEKEKYESKHRLTNLTTTEVYENIKKLVSEESSVSNKKQKTK, from the coding sequence ATGACTGACCTGTCAAACGATGATATACCTGATTGGATTGAAGTGCCTGAAGATGAGTCTACAAAATTGGATATTTTAAACACTGTTGAATATGTGCATCGAAACGGAACTGCATTTGAAGCAAAGTTAAATTCAGATAAGACAAAATTTGTTTTGCCTGGAAACAAATATTATGACTACTATTCATTCATTTTAGAGCGTAAAAGAAGTTCTCAAAATGCTGAAAGTACTGATGGAAAGGAAACTGAAAATCGACCTCTTGAACCTTACCCTTTTGTGTTTAGCACATATCGGAATGATGTGGGCAAAAAAGACCTAGATTTGATCAAGGCTACGGCACATTTTTGCGCAATAAATAGCGGCGTCGACTATTTAGAGAAACTACGTGCCAAATATTCATCAGATTCGCGATTCGCCTTTTTAAGACATGATCATTCTTTAAATCCTGTATTAACAGAATTCATCAATCAATATGAACAAATATCAGCTGGGGAATACGGACCCTTAGCTGACATTAAAGGGCCTATTAAGAAAATCTTGCTTTTCAGAGCATTTCAAAGAGCTCAGAGTCAAGAGTTTCAAGATGAACTTAAATATGAAATGAGAGAAACATCAAAGAGGCTCAGAATACGATTTTCAGCTTATCAATGGAACAAGTTTGAATTAGTTGAGAGGATAACTTTCTCAGAAGAGGATGAAAAAGAGGGTTTACCTTCTTCTGTTGATTTCGAGCATTTGAAAAGGACAAAACTTACACAAGATATTAGTATATtcaaggaaagaaaggaagatAAAACAACTactaaaagaaagaggaaaaacATGGTTATCAAAAAAGCAGGTGAGACTAGATTACAACATGAAAAATATCAGAATAACTTCaatgaacaaaatattaaatGTCCAATTACTGGAAAACTCATACCCGAATCTCAATTTGATGAACATTTAAGAACACTATTAAGTGATCCACaatataaagaagaaaaggaaaagtaCGAATCGAAACATAGACTAACAAACTTAACAACCACGGAGGTGTATGAAAACATTAAGAAACTAGTCTCTGAGGAAAGCTCAGTATCTaacaagaaacagaaaactaAGTAA
- the ECM25 gene encoding Ecm25p translates to MVKSIDVNVNSIFYKSYSVDLESDSPVYVFDSTYLPAFSLVQDKEVYELLIDGLMDKVLTKLPKEPFTLVVFSSGFTSNEISWVYGIKLYSKLPKEMRYLIQKTLIVHESFFAKTVLQVLKNAMRIKGLNNKDSSTDGIIHVQSVTDLANYLDITLLRISLNVYLYDYQFNEKIEVPEQFRVKPNSIAYRQYRQLIFDKIFKRLKAEGPKSELVFQKPGSYKRINILLDVIERNHYVDLSQWDIYSLGSVFLHFLKNKSKPLIPLDLIPLPLEDDLNYTKKTFNAIIEYNGYYDLLRAIFPLFITFLDNNETTKHTLKTLSKSLTPTLCKEKVSIKSSDKLAIGTRFIRNLLLHFYSIIDELDSKSAPTLPARIISERPINPPALPKPRKSSPTRYPVSSSSSARSRSISSASYSKETPPSSAKSSSIELIGEKCTQTIGEKPILEPPSTFILESRNDSASSLASSQSVTKYNLRSPSKPLAKEAIKDNNSDTEDDEILGLQDLLEQLTIEKNDKIKSFDKELKKKKLLQQKSANSTKFSNEGYGDITKGSKVSKLAALYEERLQGLQALNDLTK, encoded by the coding sequence ATGGTAAAATCAATTGACGTGAATGTAAATAGCATATTCTACAAATCATATTCGGTGGATCTGGAATCGGATTCACCGGTTTATGTTTTTGACTCCACCTACCTCCCAGCTTTTAGTTTGGTACAAGACAAAGAAGTCTACGAGCTACTCATCGATGGTTTAATGGACAAGGTTCTAACTAAACTGCCTAAAGAACCATTTACTCTAGTTGTGTTTAGTTCAGGATTTACAAGTAATGAAATTAGTTGGGTCTATGGGATAAAATTATACTCCAAGCTACCCAAAGAAATGCGTTatttgattcaaaagacCTTGATTGTCCACGAGTCCTTTTTTGCAAAAACCGTACTACAAGTGCTAAAAAATGCCATGCGAATAAAAGGCCTGAATAACAAAGATTCCTCAACAGATGGCATCATTCATGTCCAATCTGTGACAGACTTAGCAAACTATCTGGATATAACTCTTCTTCGGATAAGTCTGAATGTTTATCTCTATGACTATCAATTCAATGAGAAGATAGAAGTTCCAGAACAATTTAGAGTGAAACCAAACAGCATTGCTTATCGTCAATATAGACAACTGATATTTGataaaatattcaaaaggtTGAAAGCAGAAGGTCCTAAATCAGAGTTAGTGTTTCAAAAACCCGGATCATACAAGAGGATTAATATCCTTTTAGACGTCATTGAAAGGAATCATTATGTGGATCTATCGCAATGGGACATATACTCATTAGGCTCTGTATTCTTACACTTTCTGAAAAATAAGAGCAAGCCTCTCATTCCTCTAGATCTTATACCCCTTCCacttgaagatgatttaaattatacaaaaaaaacttttAATGCAATCATTGAATATAATGGTTATTATGACTTATTAAGGGCCATATTTCCTTTGTTCATCACTTTTCTTGACAATAATGAGACTACAAAACATACGTTAAAAACGCTCAGTAAGTCTTTAACACCAACATTGTGTAAAGAAAAGGTCTCGATTAAAAGCAGCGATAAACTCGCAATAGGGACAAGATTCATTAGAAACCTTTTGTTACATTTTTATTCAattattgatgaattggaCTCGAAAAGTGCTCCTACTCTACCAGCAAGAATTATATCCGAACGTCCAATAAATCCACCTGCATTACCGAAGCCTAGAAAGTCGAGCCCAACAAGATATCCAGTCtcatcgtcatcttctGCAAGATCAAGATCTATATCGTCTGCTTCTTATTCTAAAGAGACGCCGCCTTCTTCAGCAAAGAGTTCATCTATAGAGTTGATAGGCGAAAAATGTACCCAAACAATAGGGGAAAAGCCAATACTGGAACCACCATCAACATTCATTTTGGAATCTAGAAATGACTCAGCAAGCTCCTTGGCAAGTAGTCAGAGCGTCACTAAATATAATTTACGTTCACCATCAAAACCGCTAGCTAAGGAAGCTATTAAAGACAACAATTCAGATACagaggatgatgaaataTTAGGATTACAAGACTTACTAGAACAGTTGACTATCGAGAAGAAtgacaaaataaaaagttTTGACAAAGaactcaagaaaaagaaactacTTCAGCAAAAATCTGCTAATAGCACAAAATTCTCCAACGAAGGTTATGGTGACATCACCAAGGGTAGTAAAGTCAGTAAGTTAGCAGCTTTATACGAAGAACGACTACAGGGTTTGCAAGCCCTTAATGACCTTACCAAGTAA